The Streptomyces cyaneogriseus subsp. noncyanogenus region GGGCCAGCCCCCCGCCGATGCTGTGGGCCGGGAACTCCCGGACGCGTGGGGCCGGCATCTCCGGGACGTCGGCGGCGGCCTGGGCGTGATGCGTGGACATGGGTGTCCCCCCGTTCTCGTGCCGCGGGGTCCGGCGTCCGGCGCCCCGCATAGCGTTCGTCTAGCTAAGTGATATCACTTTACCCACCGTCGGCAACCTCACACCCCGCCCGTGCGTCGGTTCCCTTGGGGTGGGTGCTGATTGTCACGTCCGTAAAAGACCGGATCGGGCGCCCTTTGTCGTATCTGGCGGTGTTAGCTTTCTGAGCTGACCTGAGCGTGAAACCTGTGTGACTGCTGAGCACACGTGAACGAATCGGAGCGGATCGGACCGATGGGACGAGCGGAAGAGAGGCGAGCGCGGCAGCGCGGTGGCCGCCGCGCGGCGCCGAAGCGTCGCCGTTCGTCGGGCGCGGCCGGGAAGAGCGGCATAGGCCGGCTGTTCACCTGGAAGAAGATCCTCGGCACGTTCTTCGGCCTGTGCCTGCTCGGCATGGGCGCCTTCATCGTGCTCTACCTGGTGATCGACATCCCCGAGGGGAACGCCGACGCCAAGCTGCAGAGCAACGTCTACAAGTACAGCGACGGCTCGGTCATGACCCGCGACGGCGACCGCAACCGCGAGATCGTCGACCTGGCCAAGGTGCCCAAGGACGTCCAGCACACCTTCGTCGCCGCCGAGAACAAGACCTTCTACAAGGACGCCGGCGTCGACCTCAAGGGCACCGCGCGCGGTGTGCTCAACACGCTCGCGGGCAAGGGCGCGCAGGGCGGCTCCACGATCACCCAGCAGTACGTCAAGAACTACTACCTCACCCAGGACCAGACCGTCTCGCGCAAGCTGAAGGAACTGGTCATCTCCCTGAAGCTGGACCGCGAGAAGTCCAAGGACTACATCCTCGCCGGATACATCAACACCAGCTACTACGGCCGCGGCGCCTACGGCATCCAGGCCGCCGCGCAGGCGTACTACCGCGTCGACGCCGAGGACCTCACCGTCGAGCAGGGCGCCTACCTGGCGGCGCTGCTCCAGGCGCCGAACCAGTACGACTGGGCGATCGCCTCCGACACCGGCAAGAAGCTGGTCCGGGAGCGCTGGAACTACGTCCTGGACAACATGGTCGAGCAGGACTGGCTGGACGCCGCCGAGCGCCGGGCCATGACATTCCCGGTGCCCGAGGAGCCCAAGCCCGACCCCGGCATGGGCGGCCAGACCGGCTATCTGGTGGACGCGGCCAACGCGGCGCTGGAGCGGCAGCTCGTCGCGCAGGGCAGCGCCGAGGACATGAAGCAGGCCCAGGCCATGGTCGACGCCGGCGGCTGGACCCTCACCCTCAACATCGACAAGAAGAAGCAGGCGGCGCTGGAGCGGTCCGTCAAGACGCAGTTGACCGGCAAGCTGAACCCCGGGGAGAACGAGGCCGACGCCCGGGTCCAGGCGGGCGCGGTCTCCGTCGACCCCAGGACCGGCGCGGTCGTGGCGATGTACGGCGGCACCGACTACCTGAAGCACTTCACCAACAACGCCACCCGCGACGACTACCAGCCCGCCTCCACCTTCAAGCCGGTCATCCTGGCCGCCGCCGTCGACGAGGACGCCACCACCCAGGACGGCACCCCGATCACCGCGAACACGCTGTACGACGGCACCAGCAAGCGCCCGGTCGTGGACCACGGCCGCAAGGTCGGCTTCGCCCCCGAGAACGAGGACGACGTCGACTACGGCGACATCACCGTCCAGCAGGCGATGAACCAGTCCGTCAACTCCGTCTTCGCGCAGATGGGCGTCGACGTCGGCATGGACGAGGTGGTGGAGGTCGCCGGCAAGCTCGGCATGGAGACCGAGGGCATGGACGCGGTGCCCGCCCAGACCCTCGGTTCGATGGGCGCCAGCCCGCTGGAGATGGCCGGCGTCTACGCCACCCTGGACAACCACGGCAAGAAGGTCACCCCGGCCCTGGTGAAGTCGGTCGAGCACAACTCCCGCCGGGTCGAGTTCCCCGACCCGGTCGGCGAGCAGGTCATCAGCCGCGAGGCCGCGGACACGGTGACCTCCGTGCTGACCGGCGTGGTCGACGACGGCACCGCCCGCACCTCCGTCCGCGAGAACCCGCTGCGGGGCGGCCAGCAGGTCGCCGGCAAGACCGGTACGTCCGACAACAACAAGTCGGCCTGGTTCACCGGCTACACCCCGGACCTGGTCACCTCCGTCGGCCTGTTCGGCGAGGACCCCAAGACCTACGCGCAGGTCCCGCTGTACGGCGCGGTGGGCGAGGAGCGCCTCAACGGCGGCGAGTACCCGGCGCAGATCTGGGCGGCGTACACCTTCGGCGTGATGGACGGCATCAGCCGGTTCGACCTGGAGACCAAGCAGGGCGCGGCGGTCCAGCCGACGCGGACGCCGACGCCGACGCGGCAGCCCAGCCGGACGCCCACCGAGGAGCCGACGACCCGGGAGCCCACCTCCGCGCCGCCGACCTCCGAGACGCCCTCCCCGACGCCGACGACCCAGTCGCCGAGCCCGACGCCGACGACCCAGTCGCCGAGCCCGACGCCGACGACCCCGTCGCCGACGGTGGAGGAACCGGAGAACCCGTTCTTCCCGGAGGACGACGACGAACGGTAGGCGGGACGTCCGCGGACGAGAAGAGGGCGGGGGCGCCCGGCAGCAGCCGGGCGCCCCCGCCCTCTTCTCCGCGCCCCGGCCCGAGGCGCGGCGGCTCAGCGGTTCAGCTCGAACCAGACCACCTTGCCCGTGCTCAGCCGGGTCGCGCCCCACCGCCGGGCCATCCGGTTGACCAGATACAGCCCGCGTCCGCCCTCGTCCGTGGCCCGCGCCTGCCGCAGGCGCGGCAGTTGCGGCACGTCGTCGCCGACCTCGCAGCGCAGCACGTCCGTGCGCAGCAGCCGCAGGGTGACCGGCCGGGACGCGTACCGCACGGCGTTGGTGACGACCTCGCTGACCAGCAGCTCGACGGAGTCGGTGAGGTCCTCCAGGCCCCAGCGGGCGAGCTCGCGGCGGGCC contains the following coding sequences:
- a CDS encoding transglycosylase domain-containing protein: MGRAEERRARQRGGRRAAPKRRRSSGAAGKSGIGRLFTWKKILGTFFGLCLLGMGAFIVLYLVIDIPEGNADAKLQSNVYKYSDGSVMTRDGDRNREIVDLAKVPKDVQHTFVAAENKTFYKDAGVDLKGTARGVLNTLAGKGAQGGSTITQQYVKNYYLTQDQTVSRKLKELVISLKLDREKSKDYILAGYINTSYYGRGAYGIQAAAQAYYRVDAEDLTVEQGAYLAALLQAPNQYDWAIASDTGKKLVRERWNYVLDNMVEQDWLDAAERRAMTFPVPEEPKPDPGMGGQTGYLVDAANAALERQLVAQGSAEDMKQAQAMVDAGGWTLTLNIDKKKQAALERSVKTQLTGKLNPGENEADARVQAGAVSVDPRTGAVVAMYGGTDYLKHFTNNATRDDYQPASTFKPVILAAAVDEDATTQDGTPITANTLYDGTSKRPVVDHGRKVGFAPENEDDVDYGDITVQQAMNQSVNSVFAQMGVDVGMDEVVEVAGKLGMETEGMDAVPAQTLGSMGASPLEMAGVYATLDNHGKKVTPALVKSVEHNSRRVEFPDPVGEQVISREAADTVTSVLTGVVDDGTARTSVRENPLRGGQQVAGKTGTSDNNKSAWFTGYTPDLVTSVGLFGEDPKTYAQVPLYGAVGEERLNGGEYPAQIWAAYTFGVMDGISRFDLETKQGAAVQPTRTPTPTRQPSRTPTEEPTTREPTSAPPTSETPSPTPTTQSPSPTPTTQSPSPTPTTPSPTVEEPENPFFPEDDDER